A single region of the Pseudorhodoplanes sp. genome encodes:
- a CDS encoding lysylphosphatidylglycerol synthase domain-containing protein, protein MPESLRAVLRFISVKIGWHRVGFVVSLSIIVVAVVVLYRMLHDLNWDDLIMALRDTKPRDVMMAGIFVVAGYFTLTFYDLFALRTINRNDVSYPTAALAGFTSYSVGHNVGASVFTGGAVRYRIYSAHGVTAVEVAKICFIAGLTFWLGNATVLGLGIFYAPEAASAINQLPPWFNRALAFLTLAVLVAYVIWVWMAPRTIGRSNWKVTLPGGPLTLLQILIGIVDLGFCALAMYMLLPDEPHISFILLAVVFVSATLLGFASHSPGGLGVFDAAMLVALWQFDKEELLAGLLLFRLLYYITPFTLALFILGGREIMKGLFTAKVPPLGNIAADVLVSGGKTTRASGKSRSRKKGASKADDSH, encoded by the coding sequence ATGCCTGAATCTTTGCGTGCCGTCTTGCGGTTCATCAGTGTAAAGATTGGCTGGCACCGGGTCGGCTTCGTCGTCAGCCTGAGCATCATCGTTGTCGCGGTGGTCGTGCTCTACAGAATGCTGCACGACCTCAATTGGGATGATCTGATCATGGCGTTGCGGGACACGAAGCCGCGGGATGTCATGATGGCCGGGATTTTTGTGGTGGCTGGTTATTTCACCCTCACATTCTATGATCTCTTCGCGTTGCGCACCATCAATCGGAACGACGTTTCGTATCCGACGGCGGCGCTGGCCGGCTTCACAAGCTATTCAGTCGGCCACAATGTCGGCGCCAGCGTTTTTACCGGGGGCGCCGTGCGCTATCGGATCTACTCGGCCCATGGCGTCACCGCCGTCGAAGTCGCGAAAATCTGTTTCATCGCCGGACTAACCTTCTGGCTCGGCAACGCCACGGTGCTTGGCCTTGGGATCTTCTACGCGCCGGAGGCAGCCAGTGCGATCAATCAACTGCCGCCATGGTTCAACCGAGCGTTGGCCTTCCTCACGCTCGCTGTTCTCGTAGCTTATGTGATCTGGGTCTGGATGGCACCGCGCACCATCGGGCGCAGCAACTGGAAAGTCACGCTGCCGGGCGGCCCGCTGACATTGCTGCAGATCCTGATCGGAATTGTCGATCTCGGCTTCTGTGCGCTGGCGATGTACATGCTTTTGCCGGACGAGCCGCATATCAGCTTCATCCTGCTGGCGGTCGTCTTTGTGTCTGCGACGCTGCTCGGATTTGCCAGCCACTCGCCGGGCGGTCTCGGCGTGTTTGACGCCGCGATGCTGGTGGCTTTGTGGCAATTCGATAAGGAAGAGCTTCTGGCTGGCCTGCTGCTGTTTCGGCTTTTATATTACATCACGCCATTCACGCTTGCATTGTTCATTCTGGGCGGGCGGGAGATCATGAAAGGCCTGTTCACCGCGAAAGTGCCGCCGCTGGGCAATATTGCGGCAGATGTTCTGGTGTCCGGCGGCAAGACCACGCGCGCCAGCGGAAAATCGCGTTCGCGCAAGAAGGGCGCATCAAAAGCAGATGACAGCCACTGA
- the pstC gene encoding phosphate ABC transporter permease subunit PstC — protein MGLLYFLGLILLVALGYYFGRVRATTAAQDAALHSRPGYHGAYVVILVVVPMLLVFVVGRLFGDHIVNTQALAVFDPAILDDDLRRGAVLHDIVSLANNQYSGEISPSLRAAADTYASLDALVNTIIVAAGWIFGLLGLSYALRALTATFRARNRVERVVKVMLFGAACVAVLTTIGILFSVLFETMRFFQKVSPLEFLFGLQWSPQIAMRADQGGSSGAFGIVPLVTGTLLITLIAMLIAGPIGLFAAIYMAEYATPRFRAFAKPLLEILAGIPTVVLGFFAALSLAPFIRHWGQAVGINVASESALAAGMVMGMMIIPFVSSLSDDVINAVPQSLRDGSLAMGSTKSETIKRVVLPAALPGIVSAFMLAISRAVGETMIVVMAAGLAANLTFNPLEAVTTFTVQIKTILVGDQEFDSAKTLAAFALGFVLFFFTLTLNMIAMQIVKRYREQYD, from the coding sequence ATGGGCCTCCTGTATTTTCTGGGACTGATTTTGCTGGTGGCGCTTGGCTATTATTTTGGCCGCGTCCGCGCCACGACAGCCGCACAAGACGCGGCACTGCATTCCCGCCCCGGCTATCACGGCGCCTATGTCGTTATTCTCGTCGTTGTTCCGATGTTGCTGGTGTTTGTTGTGGGGCGCCTGTTTGGCGACCACATCGTCAATACCCAGGCGCTGGCTGTTTTCGATCCCGCAATCCTGGACGATGACCTCCGGCGTGGGGCAGTGCTGCATGACATCGTCTCGCTCGCCAACAACCAATATTCCGGTGAAATCAGCCCCTCTCTGCGCGCCGCCGCTGATACCTATGCGTCACTAGACGCCTTGGTGAACACGATCATTGTCGCGGCGGGATGGATATTTGGTCTGCTTGGCCTATCTTATGCCTTGCGCGCGCTGACCGCAACGTTCCGCGCCCGCAACCGGGTCGAGCGTGTCGTCAAGGTGATGTTGTTCGGTGCGGCCTGTGTCGCCGTCCTGACCACCATCGGCATCCTGTTCTCCGTGCTGTTCGAGACGATGCGATTCTTCCAGAAAGTATCGCCGCTGGAATTCCTGTTCGGATTGCAATGGAGCCCGCAGATTGCAATGCGGGCCGATCAGGGCGGTTCGTCCGGCGCCTTCGGCATCGTGCCGCTGGTCACCGGGACGCTGCTGATCACCCTGATCGCGATGCTGATCGCCGGACCGATCGGCTTGTTCGCCGCCATCTATATGGCGGAATATGCAACGCCGCGCTTCCGCGCCTTTGCGAAGCCGCTCCTGGAAATTCTCGCCGGCATTCCGACGGTGGTTCTGGGCTTTTTTGCCGCGCTCAGCCTGGCACCGTTCATCCGCCACTGGGGCCAGGCGGTCGGCATCAACGTAGCCTCCGAAAGCGCTCTGGCCGCAGGCATGGTGATGGGAATGATGATCATTCCTTTCGTCTCGTCGCTGTCGGACGATGTGATCAACGCAGTTCCGCAATCCCTGCGGGACGGCTCCCTTGCCATGGGATCGACGAAGTCGGAAACCATCAAGCGTGTTGTTCTTCCGGCTGCACTGCCCGGCATTGTTTCCGCTTTCATGCTGGCCATCAGCCGCGCCGTCGGCGAGACCATGATTGTCGTGATGGCTGCAGGTCTTGCCGCAAATCTCACCTTCAATCCGCTTGAAGCGGTCACCACATTCACCGTGCAGATCAAGACAATCCTGGTCGGTGATCAGGAATTCGACAGCGCCAAAACGCTGGCGGCATTCGCTCTAGGCTTCGTCCTTTTCTTCTTCACTCTGACGCTGAACATGATCGCCATGCAGATCGTCAAGAGATATCGTGAGCAGTATGATTGA
- the phoB gene encoding phosphate regulon transcriptional regulator PhoB, which produces MNGQSAQILIVEDEVPLSLLLRYNLEADGYNVETVARGDDADIWLRERLPDLIVLDWMLPGLSGIELCRRLRARQETKSLPIIMLTARGEESERVRGLATGADDYVVKPFSVPELLARVRSLLRRSKPERMADTLTLGEIELDRIKKRVSRAGRDVNLGPTEYRLLEYLMERPGRVFTREQLLDGVWGSDVYIDERTVDVHVGRLRKALNRGRDIDPIRTVRGSGYSIDDRFGKAG; this is translated from the coding sequence ATGAACGGCCAGAGTGCGCAGATTCTCATTGTGGAGGATGAAGTGCCGCTGTCGCTGCTTCTGCGCTACAATCTTGAAGCCGATGGTTACAACGTTGAAACAGTGGCCCGCGGCGATGACGCGGACATATGGCTGCGCGAGAGATTACCCGATCTGATCGTGCTCGACTGGATGCTGCCAGGCCTGTCGGGAATAGAGCTGTGCCGCAGGCTGCGGGCGCGCCAGGAAACAAAATCACTTCCCATCATCATGCTGACCGCACGTGGCGAGGAAAGCGAGCGTGTGCGCGGCCTTGCGACCGGTGCTGACGACTATGTTGTGAAGCCATTCTCCGTTCCGGAATTGTTGGCGCGGGTGCGCTCGCTGTTGCGGCGTTCAAAGCCCGAGCGCATGGCCGACACGCTGACCTTGGGTGAAATCGAACTCGACCGTATCAAGAAGCGGGTGTCGCGGGCTGGTCGCGACGTCAATCTCGGGCCTACGGAATACCGGCTGCTCGAATATCTGATGGAGCGACCGGGCCGTGTCTTCACACGCGAGCAATTGCTGGATGGGGTGTGGGGGAGCGACGTCTATATCGACGAGCGTACTGTCGACGTGCATGTCGGGCGTTTGCGCAAAGCCCTCAATCGCGGCCGCGACATCGATCCGATCCGCACTGTGCGCGGATCCGGCTATTCCATTGACGACCGCTTCGGCAAGGCGGGCTAG
- a CDS encoding ABC transporter substrate-binding protein: MRKVGFAGFVAVFGVLAGMSCASAQDNLKLAVGQRGNWDTSISEVGQRGGIFKKHGLELEIVYTQGAGETQQAVISGSVDIGVAGGIMGALSAYSKGAPVRIIGAETTGAGDLYWYVKADSPIKSLKDSAGKTIAYSTNGSSTHGIVTAFMKQYGLTAKPTSTGGPPGTLTQVMSGQIDIGWAAPPFGLDQLDQKQIRIVATGNDAAAFKGQTVRLLITTASVLQSRKDVINRYLKAYRETIDWMYTDAGLKLYAEWLGIPEAKARRTRDQFFAKEALNPDRVVGLDTIIKDAVELKFTANQLTKEQLAELIQIPPRK, translated from the coding sequence ATGCGAAAGGTGGGATTCGCGGGCTTTGTGGCCGTTTTCGGCGTGCTCGCAGGCATGAGCTGCGCATCTGCGCAGGACAATTTGAAACTGGCAGTGGGACAACGCGGCAACTGGGACACGTCGATTTCTGAAGTTGGCCAGCGCGGCGGCATCTTCAAGAAGCACGGACTGGAACTGGAGATCGTCTATACCCAGGGTGCAGGCGAGACCCAGCAGGCCGTGATTTCCGGCAGCGTTGATATCGGTGTGGCCGGCGGCATCATGGGAGCGCTCAGCGCTTATTCAAAGGGCGCGCCTGTCCGCATCATTGGAGCGGAGACGACGGGGGCCGGTGATCTTTACTGGTATGTGAAGGCTGATTCTCCCATCAAGAGTCTGAAGGACAGCGCCGGCAAGACCATCGCCTACTCGACAAATGGATCGTCGACGCATGGCATCGTCACTGCATTCATGAAGCAATATGGATTGACGGCGAAGCCGACATCGACGGGCGGACCTCCTGGAACGCTGACGCAAGTCATGTCCGGCCAGATCGATATCGGCTGGGCGGCTCCGCCTTTCGGGCTCGATCAACTGGACCAGAAGCAGATCCGGATTGTCGCCACGGGCAACGATGCCGCGGCCTTCAAGGGGCAAACGGTGCGTCTGCTCATCACCACCGCGTCGGTGCTGCAGTCCCGGAAGGATGTGATCAACCGCTACCTGAAGGCCTATCGGGAGACGATCGACTGGATGTACACCGACGCCGGCCTGAAACTTTATGCTGAATGGCTCGGCATTCCGGAGGCCAAGGCGCGGCGGACACGCGACCAGTTCTTTGCGAAAGAGGCGCTCAATCCCGACCGCGTTGTCGGGCTCGACACGATCATCAAGGACGCGGTTGAGCTGAAATTTACGGCCAATCAGCTTACCAAGGAGCAACTCGCGGAGCTGATCCAGATTCCGCCCCGGAAATAA
- the pstB gene encoding phosphate ABC transporter ATP-binding protein PstB, which translates to MDALVQTGRPHHAPNVSRPKITARDVNVYYGEKHALKNVTIDIPENSVMAFIGPSGCGKSTFLRCINRMNDTIPAARVTGIIEIDGHDVYDRSLDVVQLRARVGMVFQKPNPFPKSIYENVAYGPRIHGLARNKADLDEIVINSLQKAGLFEEVKDRLGDSGTGLSGGQQQRLCIARAIAVGPEVILMDEPCSALDPIATAKIEELMDELRENFTIVIVTHSMQQAARVSQRTAFFHLGTLVEHGPTEKVFTTPEDRRTQDYITGRFG; encoded by the coding sequence ATGGATGCCCTCGTTCAGACCGGACGGCCGCACCATGCGCCGAATGTGTCGCGCCCAAAAATCACGGCGCGCGACGTCAACGTCTATTATGGCGAGAAGCACGCGCTAAAGAATGTTACGATTGACATTCCGGAAAACTCGGTGATGGCCTTTATCGGGCCGTCGGGCTGCGGGAAGTCGACCTTCCTGCGCTGCATCAATCGCATGAACGATACGATACCGGCCGCGCGCGTCACCGGAATAATCGAAATCGACGGTCATGATGTCTATGACCGCTCCCTCGACGTCGTGCAGCTTCGGGCGCGCGTAGGGATGGTATTCCAGAAGCCAAATCCATTCCCTAAATCAATTTACGAGAACGTGGCTTACGGGCCACGCATTCACGGTCTGGCGCGCAACAAGGCCGACCTCGACGAGATCGTCATTAACAGCCTGCAAAAGGCGGGGCTGTTTGAGGAGGTGAAAGACAGGCTGGGTGATTCCGGAACCGGGCTGTCCGGCGGCCAGCAGCAGCGGCTGTGCATCGCCCGCGCGATCGCGGTGGGGCCGGAGGTCATTCTCATGGATGAACCCTGCTCCGCGCTCGATCCGATCGCAACGGCGAAGATTGAGGAATTGATGGATGAGCTGCGGGAAAACTTCACGATCGTGATCGTAACCCATTCGATGCAGCAGGCGGCGCGTGTCTCGCAGCGCACGGCCTTCTTTCATCTTGGCACGCTTGTCGAGCACGGGCCGACGGAAAAGGTCTTCACGACGCCGGAGGATCGCCGCACGCAGGATTACATCACCGGCCGCTTCGGCTAG
- the phoU gene encoding phosphate signaling complex protein PhoU: MMEHIAKAFDADLEELSRMVAEMGGLAEKSVADAVDALIKRDTGLANRVIERDAAIDELQREIEERAILTIARRQPMAVDLREVVGALRVCNDLERIGDLAKNIAKRVNQLTEDLPPQTIIRGIEHMSGLVLGQLKQVLDSYATRNLGNALAVWEGDEEIDSLCTSLFREILTYMAEDPRSIGRGIHMMFSAKNIERMGDHATNIAETVHYMVEGRPLAAERPKRDTTAFTPARS; the protein is encoded by the coding sequence ATGATGGAACATATCGCCAAGGCATTCGATGCCGATCTTGAAGAGTTGAGCCGCATGGTCGCCGAGATGGGCGGACTGGCCGAGAAAAGCGTCGCTGACGCTGTCGATGCGTTGATAAAGAGAGATACGGGCTTGGCGAACCGGGTCATCGAGCGTGATGCGGCAATCGATGAATTGCAGCGCGAGATCGAGGAGCGCGCCATCCTGACCATTGCCAGGCGTCAGCCGATGGCGGTTGATCTGCGCGAAGTTGTCGGTGCGCTGCGGGTTTGCAACGATCTCGAGCGGATCGGCGACCTCGCGAAGAATATCGCCAAGCGGGTCAATCAACTGACTGAGGATCTGCCGCCGCAGACCATTATCCGCGGCATCGAGCACATGTCCGGGCTTGTTCTCGGGCAACTCAAGCAGGTCCTCGACAGCTACGCCACCCGCAATCTCGGGAATGCGCTTGCCGTCTGGGAAGGTGATGAAGAGATCGACTCGCTTTGCACCTCGCTGTTCCGAGAGATACTCACCTACATGGCGGAAGATCCGCGCAGTATCGGCCGCGGAATTCATATGATGTTTTCAGCCAAGAATATCGAACGCATGGGCGACCATGCGACAAATATCGCCGAGACAGTGCACTACATGGTCGAAGGTCGTCCGCTCGCTGCCGAGCGGCCGAAAAGGGACACCACGGCCTTTACACCGGCGCGAAGCTAG
- a CDS encoding PstS family phosphate ABC transporter substrate-binding protein, translating into MLIAGHAEARDQIRIVGSSTVYPFTTTVAEQFGKSSGMKTPVVESTGTGGGMKLFCAGVGVGHPDATNASRAMKKSEFEDCQKNGVKDVVEIKVGFDGLTLAQSKQGPAMKLMLGQLFLALAKEVPGSDGKLVANPHKNWSDIDKSLPNVKIEVLGPPPTSGTRDSLHELFMEAGAEQIPAMKALKTADKKAFDKAWKTLREDGAYVEAGENDNVIVQKLEANKNAFGIFGYSFLEENAAKLRGVLLDGAEPNYDNIAGGKYKGSRPLFVYIKKQHVGVVPGLDKFALEYVSNKALGEDGYLAKKGLVTLPKKDLEAVRKSVTGMAPMQAPSS; encoded by the coding sequence ATGCTCATTGCCGGTCACGCCGAAGCCCGCGACCAGATCCGGATCGTCGGCTCCTCTACCGTTTATCCGTTCACAACCACCGTTGCCGAGCAGTTCGGCAAGTCATCGGGAATGAAGACCCCGGTGGTCGAATCGACCGGCACCGGCGGCGGCATGAAGCTGTTCTGTGCCGGCGTTGGCGTCGGCCATCCGGATGCCACCAATGCGTCGCGTGCGATGAAGAAAAGCGAATTCGAGGATTGCCAGAAGAATGGCGTAAAGGATGTCGTCGAGATCAAGGTCGGCTTCGACGGGCTGACGCTCGCGCAATCGAAGCAGGGGCCGGCCATGAAGCTGATGCTCGGTCAGCTCTTCCTGGCGCTGGCCAAGGAAGTGCCCGGATCGGACGGCAAGCTGGTCGCCAACCCGCACAAGAACTGGTCGGACATCGACAAGTCGCTGCCGAACGTCAAGATCGAAGTGCTCGGCCCGCCCCCGACCTCCGGCACGCGCGACTCGCTGCATGAGCTGTTCATGGAAGCCGGCGCCGAACAGATTCCGGCAATGAAGGCGCTCAAGACCGCCGACAAGAAGGCGTTCGACAAGGCGTGGAAGACGCTGCGTGAAGACGGCGCTTATGTGGAAGCTGGCGAAAACGACAACGTGATCGTGCAGAAGCTCGAGGCCAACAAGAATGCCTTCGGCATCTTTGGCTATTCCTTCCTTGAAGAGAACGCCGCCAAGCTGCGCGGCGTGTTGCTTGATGGCGCCGAGCCGAACTACGACAACATCGCCGGCGGCAAATACAAGGGATCGCGTCCGCTGTTTGTCTACATCAAGAAGCAGCATGTCGGCGTCGTACCCGGCCTTGACAAGTTCGCGCTTGAATATGTGTCCAACAAGGCGCTTGGCGAAGATGGCTATCTGGCCAAGAAGGGTCTTGTGACGCTGCCGAAGAAGGACCTGGAAGCCGTGCGCAAGAGCGTCACCGGCATGGCTCCGATGCAGGCACCGAGCTCCTGA
- a CDS encoding ATP-binding protein: protein MTATDNASRHLLPRRLQVRPYRALSMAAAAVLIICILVLTGSLSFGKGVLALALIALAGLAGGIIAKRLSKPVGIAESGAVRSNVDALQDLIAALPDATVVLAPDGRVVSFNKPASTMAPALRRGDPVSIGLRVPEVVEAIRRALASNKPERIEFAERVPSDRWSEAFVTPVHDSASASSDHPALLLLTFHDLTPIRRVEEMRADFVANASHELRTPLAALSGFIETLKGPARNDTAARERFLDIMEAQANRMARLIDDLLSLSRIELAAHVRPTTPVDLVPVVRQVVDALQTLARDRGVEVSIHAPVEPLVVPGDRDELIRVFENLIENALKYGGAGKRVDITLSRGKAQDGSEEAVASVRDYGPGIAAEHIPRLTERFYRVDVTGSRALGGTGLGLALVKHVVNRHRGRLFIDSKIGQGASFTIRLPLFTEGMPIDQKLSEKSAI, encoded by the coding sequence ATGACAGCCACTGACAACGCGAGCCGGCATTTATTGCCGCGGCGGCTGCAGGTGAGGCCATATCGCGCATTGTCGATGGCGGCGGCGGCCGTCCTGATCATTTGCATTCTGGTTCTGACAGGCTCTCTGTCCTTTGGGAAAGGAGTGCTTGCCCTTGCGCTGATCGCTCTTGCCGGGTTGGCAGGCGGCATAATCGCCAAGCGTCTTTCAAAGCCGGTCGGCATTGCAGAAAGCGGCGCAGTTCGCAGCAACGTCGACGCGCTCCAGGATTTGATCGCTGCGCTTCCGGACGCGACCGTTGTATTGGCTCCTGATGGACGGGTTGTCAGTTTCAACAAGCCGGCCAGCACGATGGCACCGGCCTTGCGGCGCGGCGATCCGGTCTCGATCGGGCTGCGGGTGCCAGAGGTCGTGGAGGCGATCCGCCGCGCGCTTGCCAGCAACAAGCCGGAGCGCATCGAGTTTGCCGAACGCGTGCCTTCAGACCGCTGGTCGGAAGCTTTCGTCACGCCGGTTCATGATTCGGCGAGTGCGTCCAGCGACCATCCGGCACTGTTGCTGCTGACCTTTCACGATCTCACGCCGATCCGGCGTGTCGAGGAAATGCGCGCGGATTTTGTCGCCAATGCCAGTCATGAGTTGCGAACCCCGCTCGCCGCCCTGTCGGGCTTCATCGAAACGTTAAAGGGGCCGGCGCGCAATGACACGGCTGCGCGCGAGCGCTTTCTCGATATCATGGAGGCGCAGGCGAACCGGATGGCGCGCCTGATCGATGACCTTCTGTCCTTGTCGCGGATCGAACTGGCGGCGCATGTCCGCCCGACTACGCCGGTGGACCTTGTGCCTGTGGTGCGTCAGGTCGTTGACGCGTTGCAGACGCTGGCGCGCGATCGCGGCGTGGAGGTCAGCATCCATGCTCCGGTCGAACCTCTGGTCGTGCCGGGGGATCGCGATGAACTGATTCGGGTCTTCGAGAATCTGATCGAGAACGCGCTCAAGTATGGCGGTGCGGGCAAGCGCGTGGATATCACGTTGTCGCGCGGCAAGGCCCAGGATGGAAGCGAGGAAGCCGTGGCGTCTGTCCGCGACTATGGGCCGGGCATTGCGGCCGAGCATATTCCTCGGCTGACGGAACGCTTCTATCGCGTCGATGTCACGGGCAGCCGCGCGCTCGGCGGCACCGGTTTGGGCCTTGCCCTGGTGAAGCATGTGGTGAACCGGCATCGCGGCCGTCTTTTCATTGACAGCAAGATCGGCCAGGGCGCGAGTTTCACAATCCGGCTGCCCCTGTTCACAGAAGGCATGCCGATCGATCAGAAATTGTCAGAGAAGTCAGCAATTTAG
- the pstA gene encoding phosphate ABC transporter permease PstA, whose translation MIDVTAPAIRTVDVATDAAKARIRARYRAETRFKFYGMAAIFVSGLFLVVVLADILMKGLPAFTQHQLEMQIKIDAAEIDPQGARDPVVIRGGDFQLLIRNALRAQFPEVTDRAGRRLLDGILSSGASDLLRERVVADPALIGQTVSVPVLISDDADLYYKGLSTQIERVFGRGTATPSGTSGAITIQTPTDDFAQRLAEIKQFLSVSARAERLEADRFKQIAARANARKKELESSLAGATRTDRIAGLEDRIKAAGEEAENFLQRAKQLEDSAAALQARFDDHSGSETLTADLPSLLVAVNGGLVKASEVHSNGITGDVLLPLHSDAEAPPESWQVVTFATPESNRRVTDREVAWLERLRESGMMRNNFNWAFFTSGDSREPELAGIRGALVGSALTLFVTLILCVPFGVAGAVYLEEFAPKNRLTEIIEVNINNLAAVPSIVFGLLGLSVFLNFFGLPRSAPLVGGLVLALLVLPTIIIAARAALRAVPPSIKEAALGVGASHQQAIFHHVLPLAMPGIMTGTIIGMAHALGETAPLLMIGMVAFIVEPATSITDAATVLPVQIYLWSDLPEIAFQSKTAAAIIVLLAFLFVMNGMAIFLRRRFERRW comes from the coding sequence ATGATTGACGTGACCGCGCCGGCAATACGAACGGTGGATGTGGCGACCGATGCGGCAAAGGCCCGCATCCGCGCTCGCTATCGTGCAGAAACTCGTTTCAAGTTCTACGGCATGGCGGCGATCTTCGTGTCAGGGCTTTTTCTGGTTGTCGTGCTGGCCGATATCCTGATGAAAGGATTGCCAGCCTTCACCCAGCACCAACTGGAGATGCAAATCAAGATCGACGCCGCCGAGATCGATCCGCAGGGGGCGCGCGACCCAGTCGTCATCCGCGGCGGTGACTTTCAGTTGCTGATCCGCAATGCACTGCGCGCGCAGTTCCCGGAGGTGACCGATCGCGCCGGCCGCCGGCTGCTGGATGGCATCCTTTCGTCCGGAGCGTCCGATCTTCTGCGCGAGCGGGTGGTCGCCGATCCTGCATTGATCGGGCAGACCGTATCCGTCCCGGTCCTGATTTCAGACGACGCGGATCTTTACTACAAGGGTCTCAGCACGCAGATTGAACGCGTATTTGGCCGCGGGACGGCGACACCAAGCGGGACGTCGGGCGCAATCACGATCCAGACGCCGACGGACGATTTCGCGCAGCGCCTGGCCGAGATCAAGCAGTTCCTCTCAGTCAGCGCGCGCGCCGAACGGCTGGAGGCTGACCGCTTCAAGCAGATTGCGGCGCGGGCCAATGCCAGAAAGAAGGAGCTTGAGTCTTCGCTGGCTGGTGCAACTAGAACGGATCGGATCGCCGGGCTTGAAGATCGTATCAAGGCGGCGGGCGAAGAAGCCGAAAACTTTCTGCAACGTGCGAAGCAGCTAGAGGACAGCGCCGCGGCTCTTCAGGCGCGCTTTGACGATCATTCGGGCAGTGAAACCCTGACGGCAGATCTGCCGAGTCTGCTGGTCGCCGTCAACGGCGGCTTGGTCAAGGCCAGCGAAGTTCACAGCAACGGTATCACGGGCGACGTTCTGCTGCCTCTGCACTCGGATGCTGAGGCCCCGCCGGAAAGCTGGCAAGTCGTGACCTTCGCAACTCCGGAAAGCAATCGTCGCGTTACCGATCGGGAGGTCGCGTGGCTGGAACGCCTGCGCGAATCCGGCATGATGCGAAACAATTTCAATTGGGCGTTCTTCACCTCCGGAGACAGCCGCGAGCCGGAGCTTGCCGGCATTCGTGGCGCCCTGGTGGGTTCGGCGCTGACTTTGTTTGTCACGCTCATTTTGTGTGTACCGTTCGGTGTCGCCGGCGCCGTTTATCTTGAAGAGTTTGCCCCCAAAAACCGGCTGACCGAAATTATTGAGGTCAACATCAATAATCTTGCCGCCGTTCCTTCGATTGTATTCGGTCTTCTTGGACTGTCGGTCTTTCTCAACTTCTTCGGTCTGCCCAGATCGGCGCCGCTTGTCGGCGGGTTGGTCCTGGCATTGCTTGTCCTGCCGACGATCATCATTGCTGCCCGGGCGGCATTGAGGGCGGTCCCGCCGTCGATCAAGGAGGCGGCGCTCGGTGTCGGCGCCTCGCATCAGCAGGCGATCTTCCACCACGTGCTGCCGCTCGCGATGCCGGGTATTATGACCGGCACTATCATCGGCATGGCGCATGCGCTTGGCGAAACCGCTCCTTTGCTGATGATCGGGATGGTCGCGTTCATCGTCGAGCCGGCAACCAGCATCACCGACGCTGCAACGGTTTTGCCGGTTCAGATTTATCTGTGGTCGGATCTTCCTGAGATCGCATTCCAGTCCAAGACCGCCGCCGCAATCATTGTCTTGCTCGCATTTCTCTTCGTGATGAACGGTATGGCCATTTTCCTTCGCAGGCGGTTCGAGCGGCGGTGGTGA